The following nucleotide sequence is from Nocardioides daedukensis.
GATCCGGTGCTCGGTCATCAGCTGCATCAGGTCGGTCACCGGACTGGTCGCCTCGCAGGTGCGCACGTTGGTGGTCATGATCGAGGCGATCGTGGCCGAGAGCACCTCGGTGTCCTCGTGCAGACGGCGTACGACGTCGCGCTCTGAGACGATCCCCTCGACCTGGCGTCCGTCACTGCTGACGATCAGGGCCCCCACGTTGTGTTCGGCCAGGGCATGGATCAGGTCGCGGACGGTGGCGTCCGGGGCGATGGTGACCACGTCCTGTCGGGGCTTGCCGCGCAACACGTCATGGATGTGCATGGGACCTCCTGGGTGCAGTTGTGACACGCATCACGCTAGTGCCGCACTGCCGCGTTGAACAGGCCCTGTCCACCGACCCCCAGGCAGCTCAACCCAGGCAGCTCAACCCAGGCAGCTCAACCCAGGGGAGGCTCGTCGCCCTCGGTGCTACGACGTCGCGAGCGCAGGTCGTGCACCGAGCCGCCACCGTCGCGGTCCAGACCCTCGTTGACGGCCGCCGAGCCGAGGAACCCCAGGGCTGCCTCGTGCAGGTGACTGTTGCTGGCCAGTGCGTTGCCGCCGAAGGGGCCGGGCGTCCCGTCGAGCGAGGTGAACGTGCCGCCGGCCTCGCGCACGATGATGTCGAGTGCTGCCATGTCATAGAGCTCGAGCTCGGGCTCGGCGGCCATGTCCACGGCGCCCTCGGCCACCATCATGTAGGACCAGAAGTCGCCGTAGGCGCGGGTGCGCCAGCAGCGCCGGGT
It contains:
- a CDS encoding CBS domain-containing protein, producing MHIHDVLRGKPRQDVVTIAPDATVRDLIHALAEHNVGALIVSSDGRQVEGIVSERDVVRRLHEDTEVLSATIASIMTTNVRTCEATSPVTDLMQLMTEHRIRHVPVVTDGVLTGIISIGDVVKSRIGELEFERDQLDNYLHQT